The following proteins are co-located in the Acidicapsa acidisoli genome:
- a CDS encoding nuclear transport factor 2 family protein, with translation MTKDEALNLANHWAAAWNSHDLDRIMTHYDDAVELTSPVAAQLLDVSDGKVAGKPNLRAYFQRGLEAYPELHFQLEDVLWGLNSVVLYYTNQKGTRTAEFMEMSATGKVARVVANYSA, from the coding sequence GTGACGAAAGACGAGGCCTTGAATCTCGCCAACCATTGGGCTGCGGCGTGGAACAGTCACGATCTCGACCGGATCATGACCCACTATGACGATGCAGTCGAGCTGACTTCACCCGTCGCTGCCCAGCTTCTGGACGTCTCAGACGGCAAAGTAGCCGGAAAACCAAACCTGCGAGCCTACTTTCAGCGAGGGCTGGAAGCCTACCCGGAACTCCACTTCCAACTGGAGGACGTTCTCTGGGGCCTGAACAGCGTCGTGCTCTACTACACAAATCAAAAAGGAACCCGCACCGCCGAGTTCATGGAGATGTCAGCCACCGGAAAAGTGGCCCGAGTGGTGGCGAACTATAGCGCCTAG
- a CDS encoding NfeD family protein, which yields MIAILPMAGVTAIAMVGAGMSFWEGFYFACFVAGLLLSVVSLVGGMGHIHWHFHLPHASHVPVGGHGVVHPAASGRGSAAVPWWNAFSIMVFLCWFGAAGYLMTRYGSFVAGIVFLLSALCGLVGGALIFAFLTKVMLPYERELTADETAVTGVIGRVSAPIRAHGTGEVLYEQMGARRSVPARADLGDAISKGEEVFVVRYEKGIAYVRKWEDLPEVTR from the coding sequence ATGATTGCGATTCTTCCGATGGCGGGGGTGACCGCAATTGCGATGGTGGGGGCTGGGATGAGTTTCTGGGAGGGGTTTTACTTTGCTTGTTTTGTGGCGGGGCTGCTGTTGAGCGTGGTTTCGCTGGTGGGCGGGATGGGGCATATTCACTGGCATTTTCATCTGCCTCATGCTTCGCATGTTCCCGTTGGCGGGCATGGGGTGGTGCATCCTGCTGCCAGCGGACGCGGTTCGGCTGCTGTTCCTTGGTGGAATGCTTTTTCGATCATGGTCTTCCTGTGCTGGTTTGGCGCGGCGGGGTATTTGATGACGCGCTATGGGAGCTTTGTGGCCGGGATCGTGTTTCTGCTGTCGGCGCTTTGCGGGCTGGTGGGCGGGGCTTTGATCTTTGCCTTCCTGACCAAGGTGATGCTGCCGTATGAGCGCGAGTTGACGGCGGACGAGACGGCGGTGACAGGTGTGATCGGGCGGGTGAGTGCGCCGATTCGCGCTCACGGAACGGGGGAGGTGCTGTATGAGCAGATGGGCGCGCGGCGGTCTGTTCCGGCTCGCGCGGATCTGGGGGATGCGATTTCGAAGGGGGAAGAGGTGTTTGTGGTGCGGTATGAGAAGGGGATTGCTTATGTCCGCAAGTGGGAGGATTTACCCGAGGTGACTCGATAG
- a CDS encoding PspA/IM30 family protein, with protein sequence MALLERVSTLLRANLNDLIEKAEDPERLLKQLVLDMENQLMQVKTQVAIAIADQHLLERKRSEHEQEVAEWKRKAELAVAKGHDDLARGALERSLSVERLAKGFAQQAEDQKLEADTLRQTLRKLDQKLNETRAQCEILMAEHRRTKIVGRATQARQTVGVTQDAALGRMKSRVRQHAAENAAAGEILAPETLEDKFQSLEEHEQVELMLGEIKARTALPVPGRE encoded by the coding sequence ATGGCATTGCTGGAGAGAGTGAGCACGCTGTTACGGGCGAATCTCAACGACCTGATCGAGAAGGCCGAGGATCCGGAAAGGCTGCTGAAGCAGCTGGTGTTGGATATGGAGAACCAATTGATGCAGGTGAAGACGCAGGTTGCGATTGCGATTGCCGATCAGCATCTGCTGGAACGCAAACGAAGCGAGCATGAGCAGGAGGTTGCCGAGTGGAAGCGCAAGGCGGAGCTGGCTGTCGCGAAAGGCCATGACGACCTGGCGCGCGGGGCGCTGGAGCGGTCGCTGAGCGTGGAGCGGCTGGCGAAGGGCTTTGCCCAACAGGCGGAGGATCAGAAACTGGAGGCGGACACGTTGCGGCAGACGCTGCGCAAGCTGGATCAGAAACTGAATGAGACGCGGGCGCAGTGCGAGATTCTGATGGCGGAACATCGTCGGACGAAGATTGTGGGGCGGGCTACGCAGGCGCGGCAGACGGTGGGCGTGACCCAGGACGCGGCGCTGGGGCGGATGAAGAGCCGGGTTCGGCAACATGCAGCAGAGAATGCGGCGGCGGGGGAGATTCTGGCGCCGGAGACGCTGGAGGACAAGTTTCAGAGCCTGGAGGAGCATGAGCAGGTGGAACTGATGCTGGGCGAGATCAAGGCGCGGACGGCTTTGCCGGTACCGGGTCGGGAGTAA
- a CDS encoding flotillin family protein: protein MANVIAMYVGVGVLVLIFFMGMIAKMYRKASPNEALIVYGARGPRVITGHGTFIWPMVESCRELSLELMSFDVAPQQDLYTNQGVAVTVEAVAQIKVRSDQPSILTAAEQFLSKNPQQREGLIRLVMEGHLRGIIGQLTVEQIVKEPEMMGERMRNTCAGDMSKMGLEVVSFTIKEVRDKNDYISNMGRPDIARIKRDADIAMATAERDTAIQRAVAARESAVATALADQERVIAQTASQARQAEAQRDMDIKKSQYAEQSRRQQATADKAYEIQTNIMQQQVIAEQVKIEQTEKEAQVKVQEAEILRREKELIATVLKPAEVERQRIETLASAEKARLTTEAEGRGASIIAQGEAEASIIFQKGEAEAKAMNLKADAYQGWNQAAVVDKLLTNMADVVRAMCEPLSHVDKITVVSTGNDSSAGVHKVTGDMTKIAAQVPAIFEALSGMDIKSLMSNVQAIRQKPNGKE, encoded by the coding sequence ATGGCAAACGTGATTGCTATGTATGTTGGCGTGGGTGTCCTTGTGTTGATCTTCTTCATGGGAATGATTGCGAAGATGTATCGCAAGGCGAGCCCAAATGAAGCATTGATTGTCTATGGTGCTCGCGGTCCGCGTGTTATCACTGGCCACGGCACCTTTATCTGGCCGATGGTGGAGAGCTGCCGGGAATTGTCGCTGGAACTGATGAGTTTTGATGTGGCTCCGCAGCAGGACTTGTATACGAACCAGGGTGTTGCGGTGACGGTTGAGGCTGTGGCGCAGATCAAGGTTCGCAGCGATCAGCCTTCGATTCTTACGGCGGCTGAACAGTTTTTGAGCAAGAATCCGCAGCAGCGGGAAGGGTTGATTCGGCTGGTGATGGAGGGCCATCTGCGCGGCATTATCGGGCAGTTGACGGTGGAGCAGATCGTCAAGGAGCCGGAGATGATGGGCGAGCGGATGCGCAATACCTGCGCCGGGGATATGAGCAAGATGGGGCTGGAGGTGGTTTCGTTCACGATCAAGGAAGTGCGCGACAAGAACGACTACATCTCGAACATGGGCCGGCCGGATATTGCGAGGATCAAGCGCGATGCGGATATTGCGATGGCGACGGCGGAGCGCGATACGGCGATCCAGCGTGCGGTAGCTGCGCGGGAGTCGGCGGTTGCGACGGCGTTGGCGGACCAGGAGCGGGTGATTGCGCAGACGGCTTCGCAGGCGCGGCAGGCTGAGGCGCAGCGCGATATGGACATCAAGAAATCGCAGTACGCCGAGCAGAGCCGCAGGCAGCAGGCGACGGCGGATAAGGCTTACGAGATCCAGACGAACATCATGCAGCAGCAGGTGATTGCCGAGCAGGTGAAGATCGAGCAGACGGAGAAGGAAGCGCAGGTGAAGGTGCAGGAGGCTGAGATTCTGCGTCGCGAGAAGGAGCTGATTGCGACGGTGCTGAAGCCAGCGGAGGTTGAGCGTCAGCGGATTGAGACGCTGGCTTCGGCGGAGAAGGCTCGTTTGACGACTGAGGCTGAGGGACGAGGCGCTTCGATTATTGCGCAAGGTGAGGCGGAGGCTTCGATCATCTTCCAGAAGGGCGAGGCGGAGGCCAAGGCGATGAATCTGAAGGCCGATGCGTACCAGGGCTGGAACCAGGCGGCGGTGGTCGACAAGCTGCTGACGAATATGGCGGATGTGGTGCGGGCGATGTGCGAGCCGTTGTCGCATGTGGATAAGATCACGGTGGTTTCGACGGGCAATGACTCGTCGGCCGGGGTGCATAAGGTGACCGGGGATATGACGAAGATTGCTGCGCAGGTTCCGGCGATCTTTGAGGCGCTGAGCGGGATGGATATCAAGAGCCTGATGTCGAATGTGCAGGCGATCCGGCAGAAACCGAATGGGAAGGAATAG